Proteins co-encoded in one Salvia splendens isolate huo1 chromosome 4, SspV2, whole genome shotgun sequence genomic window:
- the LOC121800774 gene encoding uncharacterized protein LOC121800774 — protein sequence MKGSISKPLSSPRRAEKFPPPLMRFLRSNVGSRSRSRSRSRSSPIFNLRGRRSAPAAIEEPSSPKVTCIGQVRIRRSKATRAVKKRRRWKSLCFGNNPLGGLLCKCSSIFGWGYSKKVDSKIENLSNGHYESPAENKRGFMETYSPPKNALMLTRCRSAPYRSSSLGGRFWGFDNEDKSDELAISSNSEKEEEELEEMENSAENVEEMKKIGGDAQRLRRCKSEPASTGERLAVSQPSLIVRG from the coding sequence atgaaaggtAGTATATCGAAGCCATTGTCGAGCCCTAGACGGGCGGAGAAGTTTCCGCCGCCGCTAATGCGGTTCCTGCGAAGCAACGTCGGcagccggagccggagccggaGCAGGTCGCGGTCGAGTCCCATATTTAACCTCCGCGGAAGGAGAAGCGCGCCGGCAGCCATCGAAGAACCATCCTCGCCGAAAGTCACCTGCATCGGCCAAGTCCGCATCCGCCGCTCCAAGGCCACGAGAGCCGTGAAAAAACGCCGCCGCTGGAAAAGCCTCTGCTTCGGAAACAATCCGTTAGGCGGATTGCTCTGCAAGTGCAGCTCAATTTTCGGGTGGGGATACAGCAAAAAGGTCGATTCCAAAATTGAAAACCTAAGCAATGGACATTATGAGAGCCCCGCCGAAAATAAAAGGGGATTTATGGAAACTTATTCCCCTCCAAAAAATGCGTTGATGTTGACCAGATGCAGATCTGCTCCCTACAGATCTTCGTCCTTGGGAGGTCGATTTTGGGGCTTCGATAATGAAGACAAATCGGATGAATTAGCGATAAGCAGCAATagtgaaaaagaagaagaagaattagaAGAGATGGAGAATTCAGCTGaaaatgttgaagaaatgaagaaaattggcGGCGATGCGCAGCGGCTAAGGAGGTGTAAATCGGAGCCGGCGAGTACAGGAGAAAGACTAGCTGTTTCACAACCCAGTTTAATTGTTAGGGGATGA